The following are encoded in a window of Flavobacteriales bacterium genomic DNA:
- a CDS encoding polysaccharide biosynthesis protein, giving the protein MASRRFPRWGILVIDLVQCLIALAAAYLLRFNFQVPPHEVDLLLPVLPLFLAIRLGSFLLAGTHRGMVRHTNTDDARVIFLTVLGGSLAFGIASLVRFHFIDGLYFLPRAVIVIDFLATAMLLIGSRIAFKLRHLRERGAGKEQVRVIIHGAGEAGLIVKRTLEREGSARYTVAAFVDDDPAKAGKRLEGVAVYHTKRLADLLRGRAVDQVIIAIADPDPEHRRHVVDRCMEARVKVLTIPPVRSWIGGQLSAGQIQAVRIEDLLGRPVIELDQQAVRAMLAGQRVLVTGAAGSIGAELARQLHRSGAAELTLVDIAESGLYDLEMELRGQPGAMLHVRVGDVRDEARMERLMREHRPQVIFHAAAYKHVPLMEAHPAEAVSTNVGGTRVMARLACAHGVGKFMLISTDKAVNPTSVMGASKRVAELLVHAMPEGCATSFITTRFGNVLGSSGSVIPLFRRQIEQGGPVTVTHPEVDRFFMTIPEACRLVLEAAAMGRGGEIYVFDMGQPVRIADLAEKMIRLSGLEPGSDIAITYTGLRPGEKLFEELLATAENTLPTHHPRILIGKALPPDPQRLPAEVEELLTAAREGRTDELPRLLKRSVPEYTGATTPVDSFEAPPQEGATRI; this is encoded by the coding sequence ATGGCCTCCCGCCGCTTCCCCCGCTGGGGCATTTTGGTGATCGATCTGGTGCAGTGCCTCATCGCGCTGGCGGCGGCCTATCTGCTGCGCTTCAATTTCCAGGTGCCGCCACACGAGGTGGACCTGCTGTTGCCCGTGCTGCCGCTCTTCCTGGCCATCCGCCTGGGATCCTTTCTGCTGGCGGGCACGCATCGCGGTATGGTGCGCCACACCAACACCGACGATGCCCGCGTGATATTCCTCACCGTGCTGGGCGGCTCCCTCGCTTTCGGTATCGCCAGCCTGGTGCGCTTCCACTTCATCGACGGGCTCTACTTCCTGCCCCGCGCGGTGATCGTGATCGACTTCCTGGCCACGGCCATGCTGCTGATCGGCTCGCGCATCGCTTTCAAGCTGCGCCACCTGCGCGAGCGCGGCGCCGGCAAGGAACAGGTGCGCGTGATCATCCACGGCGCGGGTGAAGCGGGCTTGATCGTGAAACGCACGCTGGAACGCGAGGGCAGCGCCCGCTACACGGTGGCGGCCTTCGTGGACGACGACCCGGCCAAGGCGGGCAAGCGGCTGGAAGGCGTGGCGGTGTACCACACCAAGCGGTTGGCTGACCTGCTTCGCGGGCGGGCGGTGGACCAGGTGATCATCGCCATCGCCGATCCCGACCCCGAGCATCGGCGCCATGTGGTGGACAGATGCATGGAGGCGCGCGTGAAGGTGCTGACCATACCGCCCGTACGCAGTTGGATCGGCGGTCAACTCAGCGCCGGGCAGATCCAGGCGGTGCGTATCGAGGACCTGCTGGGCCGTCCGGTGATCGAGCTGGACCAACAGGCCGTGCGCGCCATGCTGGCCGGCCAACGTGTGCTTGTGACGGGCGCGGCGGGCAGCATCGGCGCCGAACTCGCACGGCAGTTGCATCGATCCGGCGCTGCTGAACTGACGCTGGTGGACATCGCCGAATCGGGCCTGTACGACCTGGAGATGGAATTGCGCGGACAGCCGGGCGCCATGCTGCATGTGCGCGTGGGCGACGTGCGCGACGAGGCCCGCATGGAGCGCCTGATGCGCGAACACCGGCCACAGGTGATCTTCCACGCCGCCGCCTACAAACATGTGCCGTTGATGGAGGCCCACCCCGCCGAGGCCGTAAGCACCAACGTGGGCGGCACCCGCGTGATGGCCCGCCTGGCCTGTGCGCATGGCGTGGGCAAGTTCATGCTCATCAGCACCGACAAGGCAGTGAACCCCACGAGCGTGATGGGCGCCAGCAAGCGCGTGGCGGAGTTGCTGGTGCACGCCATGCCCGAAGGATGCGCCACGTCCTTCATCACCACCCGCTTCGGCAATGTGCTGGGCAGCAGCGGATCGGTGATCCCCCTGTTCCGGCGCCAGATCGAGCAGGGCGGCCCGGTGACGGTGACTCACCCCGAAGTGGACCGCTTCTTCATGACCATCCCCGAAGCCTGCCGCCTGGTGCTGGAGGCGGCCGCCATGGGGCGCGGCGGTGAGATCTACGTGTTCGACATGGGGCAGCCGGTGCGCATCGCCGACCTGGCCGAGAAGATGATCCGTCTCAGCGGTCTCGAGCCAGGCAGCGACATCGCCATCACCTATACCGGTCTGCGCCCTGGTGAGAAACTCTTCGAGGAACTGCTGGCCACCGCCGAGAATACCCTGCCCACCCACCATCCGAGGATCCTCATCGGCAAGGCACTGCCTCCCGACCCACAGCGATTGCCTGCGGAAGTGGAGGAACTTCTCACCGCCGCACGCGAAGGCCGCACGGATGAACTGCCCCGTCTGCTGAAGCGTTCGGTACCGGAGTACACTGGCGCCACCACGCCTGTCGATAGCTTTGAAGCCCCGCCGCAAGAAGGCGCAACACGCATATGA
- a CDS encoding DUF4197 domain-containing protein: MNHPHRTIPPILLTALLALNSCDPKDLQTILGSGPTLSNDEVVAGLKEALRTGTERSVERAGVTDGFWQNALIRVAFPPDAIAMRNTLMDLGIKKPVEDFERTLNRAAEGAAKQAVPVFVDAITGMSIQDGFSILRGGENAATEFLRARTSETLRARFRPEVEKATSSVALTSYWQPLASAYNTATILTGGKAVEPDLDAYVTERAMDGLFTLLAEEEKKIRVDPLARTTALLQKVFAAQ; encoded by the coding sequence ATGAATCACCCGCACCGCACCATCCCGCCTATCCTGCTAACGGCCCTGTTGGCCTTGAACAGTTGCGACCCCAAGGACCTGCAGACCATCCTCGGCAGCGGTCCCACCCTGAGCAACGATGAAGTGGTCGCCGGCCTGAAGGAGGCCCTGCGCACGGGCACCGAACGCAGCGTTGAACGCGCTGGTGTCACCGACGGCTTCTGGCAGAACGCCTTGATCCGCGTGGCCTTCCCGCCGGACGCCATCGCCATGCGCAACACCCTGATGGACCTTGGCATCAAGAAGCCCGTGGAGGACTTCGAGCGCACGCTGAACCGCGCCGCGGAAGGTGCCGCGAAACAGGCCGTTCCGGTCTTCGTCGATGCCATCACCGGCATGAGCATCCAGGACGGCTTCTCCATCCTGCGCGGCGGGGAGAACGCCGCCACCGAGTTCCTGCGTGCCCGCACCAGCGAGACGCTACGTGCCCGCTTCAGGCCCGAAGTGGAAAAAGCCACCAGCAGCGTGGCGCTCACCAGCTACTGGCAGCCCCTGGCGAGCGCGTACAACACCGCCACCATCCTCACCGGCGGCAAGGCCGTGGAACCCGACCTCGACGCCTATGTCACCGAGCGCGCCATGGACGGCCTCTTCACCCTGCTGGCCGAAGAGGAGAAGAAGATCCGCGTGGATCCCCTGGCGCGCACCACGGCGCTGTTGCAAAAGGTGTTCGCGGCGCAATAG
- a CDS encoding nucleoside phosphorylase codes for MHPITLTEPGTELPPSELVLNPDGSIYHLALRPDQVGDLVLVVGDQGRVERISRHFEKVEHRTHNREFVAHTGVYHGTHITALSTGIGTDNIDIVLNELDALVNIDLEQRTPKRTLRALRIVRLGTCGALQEDIPVDSRIVSAFGVGLDNVLHYYANEATDREVRLLQALLAHTDWPDNLPYPYVAQGDKQLVELLGNGNTVGITLTAGGFYGPQGRQLRLVPAIDDLNERISAFAFEDQRATNFEMETSALYGLGGMLGHRVCTVCAVVANRLRKEYSKDHHAAVDVMIGEALERLTA; via the coding sequence ATGCATCCCATCACCCTCACCGAACCCGGCACCGAGCTGCCCCCCAGCGAACTGGTACTGAACCCCGACGGATCGATCTACCACCTGGCGCTGCGGCCCGATCAAGTGGGCGACCTGGTGCTGGTGGTGGGCGACCAGGGCCGGGTGGAGCGCATCAGCCGCCATTTCGAAAAGGTGGAGCACCGCACCCACAACCGCGAGTTCGTGGCGCACACCGGCGTGTACCATGGCACGCACATCACCGCGCTCAGCACGGGCATCGGCACGGACAACATCGACATCGTACTCAATGAACTGGACGCGCTGGTGAACATCGACCTGGAGCAACGCACGCCCAAACGCACGCTGCGCGCGCTGCGGATCGTGCGCCTGGGCACCTGCGGCGCCCTGCAGGAGGACATTCCCGTGGACAGTCGCATCGTGAGCGCCTTCGGGGTGGGTCTGGACAATGTGCTGCACTACTACGCCAATGAAGCCACCGACCGCGAAGTGCGGCTGCTGCAGGCCCTGCTGGCGCACACCGACTGGCCGGACAACCTGCCCTACCCTTACGTGGCGCAGGGCGACAAGCAACTGGTGGAGCTTCTTGGCAATGGCAACACCGTGGGCATCACCCTCACCGCCGGAGGCTTCTATGGGCCGCAGGGCAGGCAGCTGCGGTTGGTGCCCGCCATCGACGATCTGAACGAACGGATCAGCGCCTTCGCCTTCGAGGACCAGCGCGCCACCAATTTCGAGATGGAGACCAGCGCGCTCTATGGCCTGGGCGGCATGCTGGGGCACAGGGTATGCACCGTGTGCGCCGTGGTGGCCAACCGCCTGCGCAAGGAGTACAGCAAGGACCACCACGCCGCCGTGGACGTGATGATCGGCGAAGCGCTGGAACGGCTTACGGCTTAG
- a CDS encoding acyl-CoA thioesterase has product MTTSVPIQIRFNDVDMARHVHNAVYLHWFELARMEFLKRFIPQDHDWSKQGLILARNEVDHRMPVRLHDTVEAEAWCGTVGGKSFDLLYRIHRVGGDKPGICAEGRSVMVCFDYHTQRTIPIPGSWREALEQSMKA; this is encoded by the coding sequence TTGACCACATCTGTTCCCATCCAGATACGCTTCAACGACGTGGACATGGCGCGGCACGTGCACAATGCCGTGTACCTGCACTGGTTCGAGCTGGCACGGATGGAATTCCTGAAGCGCTTCATCCCGCAGGATCACGACTGGAGCAAGCAGGGCTTGATACTGGCCCGCAACGAGGTGGACCACCGCATGCCCGTGCGGCTGCATGACACGGTTGAAGCGGAGGCCTGGTGCGGCACCGTGGGCGGCAAGAGCTTCGACCTGCTGTACCGCATACACCGCGTCGGCGGCGACAAGCCGGGCATATGCGCCGAAGGACGTAGCGTAATGGTGTGCTTCGACTATCACACCCAACGGACCATCCCCATCCCCGGCAGCTGGCGTGAAGCGCTGGAACAAAGCATGAAAGCATGA
- a CDS encoding DegT/DnrJ/EryC1/StrS family aminotransferase, with protein sequence MIPFSPPRIDDATVKAVEEALRSGWITTGPRVKEFERMLAAYCRVDAVIALNSWTNACELALRWYGIGPGDEVIVPAYTYCATANIVMHVGAKPVLVDVLDDFTLDPEAVRRAISTRTKCIIPVDIGGLPAQVDRIVRIATEMCHLFTPKVNLRVGGSNPQMRLGRALVLADAAHSFGARIGDDPVGRQADITGFSFHAVKNLTTAEGGALAFNLPEPFDHQEVYAWFNTMGLHGQSKDALAKNQPGAWRYDVAAPGYKCNMTDLQAAIGLVELERYDRETLPRRKAICERYQQAFTGDERFMLPTFERTSSNPPTSSATTSYHLYMLRIAKAAEDQRDAIIQAIAKRGVSVNVHFIPLPLLSFYKGAGYRMEDHPNTYRHYSREISLPVYYDLTDAQVDEVVKAVKAAMKEVMGE encoded by the coding sequence ATGATCCCTTTCAGCCCGCCCCGCATCGATGACGCCACCGTGAAAGCCGTGGAGGAGGCGCTGCGCAGTGGATGGATCACCACCGGGCCGCGTGTGAAGGAGTTCGAGCGCATGCTGGCGGCCTATTGCCGGGTGGACGCGGTGATCGCGCTGAACAGCTGGACCAACGCCTGCGAATTGGCCCTGCGCTGGTATGGCATCGGCCCCGGTGATGAAGTGATCGTGCCGGCCTACACCTATTGCGCCACGGCCAACATCGTGATGCATGTCGGCGCCAAGCCGGTGCTGGTGGATGTGCTGGACGACTTCACCCTCGACCCCGAGGCCGTACGGCGCGCCATCAGCACGCGCACCAAATGCATCATTCCGGTCGACATCGGCGGGCTGCCCGCTCAGGTGGACCGCATCGTGCGAATCGCCACGGAAATGTGCCACCTCTTCACCCCCAAGGTGAACCTGCGCGTGGGCGGCAGCAACCCCCAGATGCGATTGGGCCGCGCGCTGGTGCTGGCCGATGCCGCCCATTCCTTCGGCGCACGCATCGGCGACGACCCTGTGGGCAGGCAGGCCGATATCACCGGCTTCAGCTTCCACGCCGTGAAGAACCTCACCACGGCCGAGGGTGGTGCGCTGGCCTTCAACCTGCCGGAACCCTTCGACCATCAGGAGGTCTATGCCTGGTTCAACACCATGGGCCTGCACGGCCAAAGCAAGGACGCACTGGCCAAGAACCAGCCGGGCGCGTGGCGGTATGACGTGGCAGCGCCAGGGTACAAGTGCAACATGACGGACCTCCAGGCGGCCATCGGGCTGGTGGAGTTGGAGCGCTACGACCGCGAAACATTGCCGCGCCGCAAAGCCATCTGCGAACGCTATCAGCAGGCTTTCACCGGTGATGAGCGCTTCATGCTGCCCACCTTCGAGCGTACAAGCTCCAACCCCCCAACCTCCAGCGCCACAACCTCCTACCACCTCTATATGCTCCGCATTGCGAAAGCTGCCGAAGACCAGCGAGACGCCATCATCCAGGCCATCGCCAAGCGGGGGGTGAGCGTGAACGTGCATTTCATCCCATTGCCCCTGCTGAGCTTCTACAAAGGAGCAGGCTACCGCATGGAGGACCACCCCAACACCTACCGGCACTACAGCCGCGAGATCAGCCTGCCGGTGTACTACGATCTGACGGATGCGCAGGTGGATGAGGTGGTGAAGGCGGTGAAAGCGGCGATGAAGGAGGTGATGGGGGAGTAG
- a CDS encoding response regulator transcription factor, giving the protein MAGALAQKVLLVDDEPDIVELLKYNLEREGYHVTTALNGKDALKQARATRPDLIVLDIMMPGMDGVEVCNQLRQLPEFKNTLITFLTARSEDYSQIAGFDAGADDYITKPVRPKVFISKVKALLKRSGHERPEGQVLESNGIKVDLEKVMVYAEGKELQLPKKEFELLVLLMSKPGKVFKREEIYGQIWGNELFVGDRTIDVHIRKLREKIGDDRIKTIKGIGYKFDG; this is encoded by the coding sequence ATGGCCGGAGCATTGGCGCAGAAGGTGTTGTTGGTGGATGACGAGCCGGATATCGTCGAATTGTTGAAGTACAACCTGGAGCGCGAGGGCTACCACGTGACCACCGCGCTCAACGGCAAGGATGCCCTGAAGCAGGCCCGTGCCACGCGGCCGGACCTCATCGTGCTGGACATCATGATGCCCGGCATGGACGGCGTGGAGGTGTGCAACCAATTGCGTCAATTGCCCGAGTTCAAGAATACGCTCATCACCTTCCTCACCGCCCGCAGCGAGGACTACTCGCAGATCGCGGGCTTCGACGCGGGAGCTGACGACTACATCACCAAGCCGGTGCGACCCAAGGTCTTCATCAGCAAGGTGAAGGCGCTATTGAAGCGGAGCGGCCACGAACGTCCCGAGGGCCAGGTGCTGGAGTCCAACGGCATCAAGGTGGATCTGGAGAAGGTGATGGTCTATGCGGAAGGCAAGGAACTGCAGCTGCCCAAGAAGGAATTCGAGCTGCTGGTGCTGCTGATGAGCAAGCCCGGCAAGGTCTTCAAGCGTGAGGAGATCTACGGCCAGATCTGGGGCAACGAACTCTTCGTGGGCGACCGCACGATCGACGTGCATATCCGCAAGCTGCGCGAGAAGATCGGTGACGACCGGATCAAGACCATCAAGGGCATCGGCTACAAGTTCGACGGCTGA
- a CDS encoding sugar transferase, producing MMKRVFDLAVSVVALLLLAPLLILIALLVVAGSPGGAFFRQERVGQNGRTFRLVKFRTMRPGSEAGGQLTVGTRDPRITGIGRFLRRSKLDELPQFWNVLIGDMSLVGPRPEVPKYVALYNAEQRQVLRFRPGITGPASIAYIDENELLARSAHPERAYVEEIMPAKLDLDLRYTRERTFLGDLRILFATIGRILR from the coding sequence ATGATGAAGCGGGTGTTCGATCTGGCGGTCTCGGTGGTGGCGCTGCTGCTGCTGGCGCCACTGCTGATCCTGATCGCCCTGCTGGTGGTGGCCGGTTCGCCGGGCGGAGCCTTCTTCCGGCAGGAACGTGTGGGCCAAAATGGACGGACCTTCCGCTTGGTGAAGTTCCGCACCATGCGGCCGGGCAGCGAGGCCGGGGGGCAACTCACCGTGGGCACGCGCGATCCGCGGATCACGGGCATCGGGCGGTTCCTGCGGCGCAGCAAGCTGGATGAACTTCCGCAGTTCTGGAATGTGCTCATCGGCGACATGAGCCTGGTGGGCCCGCGTCCAGAGGTGCCGAAGTATGTGGCCTTGTACAATGCGGAACAGCGGCAGGTGCTGCGCTTCAGACCCGGTATCACAGGTCCGGCATCCATCGCCTACATCGATGAGAATGAGTTGCTGGCACGCAGCGCCCACCCGGAACGCGCTTATGTGGAGGAGATCATGCCCGCCAAACTGGATCTGGACCTGCGCTATACGCGGGAGCGGACTTTCTTGGGCGATCTCCGCATCCTGTTCGCCACGATCGGGCGCATCCTGCGTTGA
- a CDS encoding DUF3667 domain-containing protein, translating into MAATICPNCEQPMGAADRYCAACGQKAIGREDLNEFLQQFLGDYFTWDSKLIRSLVPLLVRPGFLTIEYMAGRRARYIPPLRMFIFLSIIFFLVIGWSTPRSGDATLAEAIEDRVFWDHFFASVLPKLFFLFLPLFALITHLLHRRTADSFVRTFILSTHFHAFVFLAFAVYGALSGMLSSLGLVRVNTLLVLAVLAYTGIYLWLALRRVYPRRWPGQLARFIALAAMYVLVLAGSAVLVAWALL; encoded by the coding sequence ATGGCCGCCACCATTTGTCCCAACTGCGAGCAGCCCATGGGCGCCGCCGACCGCTATTGCGCGGCCTGTGGGCAGAAGGCCATCGGCAGGGAGGACCTGAACGAATTCCTGCAGCAATTCCTCGGCGATTACTTCACGTGGGACAGCAAGCTGATCCGCAGTCTGGTGCCCTTGCTGGTGCGCCCCGGCTTCCTCACCATCGAATACATGGCGGGGCGACGTGCGCGCTACATCCCGCCGCTGCGGATGTTCATCTTCCTCTCCATCATCTTTTTCCTCGTCATCGGCTGGAGCACACCCCGCTCGGGTGACGCCACCCTGGCTGAAGCTATCGAGGACCGCGTGTTCTGGGACCACTTCTTCGCCTCGGTGCTGCCCAAGCTCTTCTTCCTATTTCTCCCACTCTTCGCGCTGATCACCCATTTGCTGCACCGCCGCACGGCCGACAGCTTCGTGCGCACCTTCATCCTCAGCACCCACTTCCACGCCTTCGTCTTCCTCGCCTTCGCGGTCTACGGCGCCCTGTCCGGCATGCTCTCCAGCCTCGGCCTGGTTCGGGTGAACACCTTGCTGGTGCTGGCGGTGCTGGCCTATACGGGCATCTACCTCTGGCTGGCGCTGCGCCGCGTGTATCCGCGCCGCTGGCCGGGCCAGCTGGCGCGCTTCATCGCCCTGGCCGCGATGTATGTGCTGGTACTCGCAGGCTCCGCGGTGCTGGTGGCCTGGGCCCTGCTCTGA
- a CDS encoding transglutaminase family protein, translating to MSDSELRALITLIDDPDEGIYKEVRDRIVSLGEPVVPVLERAWEHDDLGDLFRDRIEDILHTIHLESTARRLKAWKEAGCDDLLEGALVISRYRYPDLDEMKVRSRLAAIRQDIWLELNDHLTAFEKVRVFNHVFFQIHGFKGNKRNYHAPQNSYINEVLDSRKGNPLSLAIIYQVIAEDLGLPMRGVNLPNHFVLAYLDEDSIGGADAGQEGQENVLFYVNAFSQGDILGRNEIDEFLQKLSIEPRASFYTPCSNLEIIRRQLNNLANSYAKQGDSERAKDLEQLRDLLGPAAPEDAG from the coding sequence ATGAGCGACAGCGAGCTTCGCGCCCTGATCACCCTGATCGACGATCCCGATGAGGGCATCTACAAGGAGGTCCGGGACCGGATCGTGAGCCTGGGCGAACCCGTGGTGCCCGTGCTGGAAAGGGCCTGGGAGCACGACGATCTCGGCGATCTCTTCCGCGACCGCATCGAGGACATCCTGCACACCATCCATCTGGAAAGCACCGCGCGGCGCCTGAAGGCCTGGAAGGAGGCCGGCTGCGACGACCTGCTGGAGGGGGCCCTGGTGATCAGCCGCTACCGCTATCCCGATCTGGACGAGATGAAAGTGCGTTCGCGCCTGGCCGCCATCCGGCAGGACATCTGGCTGGAGTTGAACGACCACCTCACCGCATTCGAGAAGGTGCGCGTGTTCAATCATGTGTTCTTCCAGATCCACGGTTTCAAGGGCAACAAGCGCAACTACCACGCGCCGCAGAACAGCTACATCAACGAGGTACTGGACAGCCGCAAGGGCAATCCGCTCTCACTGGCGATCATCTACCAGGTGATCGCCGAGGACCTGGGCCTGCCCATGCGCGGGGTGAATCTGCCGAACCACTTCGTGCTGGCCTACCTCGATGAGGACAGCATCGGCGGGGCGGACGCCGGCCAGGAGGGCCAGGAGAACGTGCTGTTCTATGTGAATGCCTTCAGCCAGGGCGATATCCTGGGCCGCAACGAGATCGACGAGTTCCTGCAGAAGCTCAGCATCGAGCCGCGCGCCTCCTTCTACACCCCCTGCTCCAACCTGGAGATCATCCGCCGCCAGTTGAACAACCTGGCCAACAGCTACGCCAAGCAGGGCGACAGCGAGCGCGCCAAGGACCTGGAACAACTGCGCGACCTGCTGGGGCCAGCGGCGCCGGAAGACGCGGGGTGA
- a CDS encoding ligase-associated DNA damage response exonuclease gives MGSAPLLAFTPRGIHCPAADVYIDPWRAVDRAIITHAHSDHARRGSRHYLASHITKPLMHARYGGDLSIDALGHGETVTVNGVRFSLHPAGHIPGSTQVRVEHRGEVWVATGDHKRHTDGISAPFEPIRCHTFITECTFGLPIYRWRPPQEVFTGIDAWWRGNAAQGICSIISAYSLGKAQRVMKGVDPSIGPILVHGAVANMNQVLEQAGLSLPVWEQVTRETPKERFRNALVIAPGSSLGTPWSNRMRPYRTAMASGWMRLRGWRRRSDIDKGFVLSDHADWDALLQAVRDTGAERIIATHGYTDLFSRYLRGMGYDATAESTEFMGETGADIADTGDITKVA, from the coding sequence ATGGGATCGGCGCCATTGCTGGCATTCACGCCCCGCGGTATCCACTGTCCGGCGGCCGATGTCTACATCGATCCCTGGCGCGCGGTGGACCGGGCCATCATCACCCATGCGCACAGCGACCATGCCCGGCGTGGCAGCCGCCACTACCTGGCCAGCCACATCACCAAGCCTTTGATGCATGCGCGTTATGGAGGGGACCTCTCCATCGACGCGCTCGGCCATGGTGAGACCGTGACGGTGAATGGTGTGCGGTTCAGTCTGCATCCCGCCGGGCACATCCCGGGCAGCACCCAGGTGCGTGTGGAGCACCGTGGTGAAGTGTGGGTGGCCACCGGTGACCACAAGCGCCATACGGATGGCATCAGCGCGCCCTTCGAGCCGATCCGTTGTCACACCTTCATCACCGAATGCACTTTCGGGCTGCCCATCTACCGCTGGCGGCCGCCCCAGGAGGTCTTCACCGGGATCGATGCCTGGTGGCGGGGCAATGCGGCGCAGGGGATATGCTCCATCATCAGCGCTTACAGCCTGGGCAAGGCGCAGCGGGTGATGAAAGGTGTGGATCCCTCCATCGGACCGATCCTCGTGCACGGCGCGGTGGCCAACATGAACCAGGTGCTGGAACAGGCGGGCTTGAGCCTGCCTGTCTGGGAACAGGTGACGCGCGAAACACCGAAGGAGCGGTTCCGCAACGCGCTGGTCATCGCACCAGGCTCCTCCCTGGGAACACCGTGGTCCAACAGGATGAGGCCCTATCGCACGGCCATGGCCAGTGGCTGGATGCGGCTGCGCGGCTGGCGGCGTCGCAGCGACATCGACAAGGGCTTCGTACTGAGCGACCATGCCGATTGGGACGCCTTGCTCCAGGCCGTGCGGGACACGGGTGCCGAACGCATCATCGCCACCCATGGCTACACCGACCTCTTCAGCCGGTACCTGCGTGGTATGGGCTACGATGCCACGGCCGAGAGCACGGAATTCATGGGGGAAACAGGCGCTGATATCGCCGACACCGGCGACATCACGAAGGTGGCATAG